CGCCCGGGAAGCGAGGCAGCGATGAGGGACTCATGCGGAGGCGGGTCCTTTCCACGAGACGGCGCTCGGAGAGACCTCGAGGAGGCGCCGGGCCGTCTCGAAGAAGGTCTGGAGCTTGCGTTGGACGGTCTTACGGGACACGTCGAGCAGGGTGGCGATCTGCTCCTGCTCGAGCTCATCGAGGAACCGGTGCGCGACGATGCGCTGGACGTCCTCGGGACAGTGGGCGAGCACATGTCTCAAGAGGTCCGCGTCGGTGACGAATCGCTCCATCGAGGTGTCCAACTCGTCATCCACGGGGGCGCGCAGCGTGATGGCCGAGGTGCGCTCGGTGCGACGGCGGCGCAGCAGCGAGAAGCACTGGCGGTCCGCCACCGTGAGCAGCCAGGAG
The genomic region above belongs to Myxococcus guangdongensis and contains:
- a CDS encoding RNA polymerase sigma factor — its product is MQPKDEDVERTEGYYHRYGEAVHRRCQRLLGDDAQAWDVTQEVFLRVHVHLKQVRAATSPLSWLLTVADRQCFSLLRRRRTERTSAITLRAPVDDELDTSMERFVTDADLLRHVLAHCPEDVQRIVAHRFLDELEQEQIATLLDVSRKTVQRKLQTFFETARRLLEVSPSAVSWKGPASA